In a single window of the Pandoraea pulmonicola genome:
- a CDS encoding DNA translocase FtsK, with product MTTKSSYSAGAGSSLPNRVTHLFHEIRWMAQVALMVFLLMALFSYSRLDPSWTHAAHVERIANWAGRVGAWVADMLLLMLGLSAYWLVVFIARRVVSGYRRISARREAPPLRERLASGGWVEIVSSLMVLLSSAGIESLRLYRFKAQLPRASGGVIGETVGGFFQHALGFTGGTLALLLIFAFGLSLLFHFSWLSAAEKLGALILDTGTVIRRRREARQDRRLGEEAAIAREGAVVQNRVRAEVHEPVQIVPPVKVVPKSERVEKEKQAPLFAELPDSILPPLALLDAAPAAQETVSAETLEFTSRLIEKKLKDFGVEVSVVAAYPGPVITRYEIEPATGVKGSQIVNLAKDLARSLSLVSIRVVETIPGKNFMGLELPNPRRQTVRLTEILGSEIYNDSSSLLTLALGKDIGGKPVVADLAKMPHLLVAGTTGSGKSVGINAMILSLLYKATAEQVRLILIDPKMLEMSMYEGIQHLLCPVVTDMRQAGHALNWVVAEMERRYKLMSKLGVRNLAGYNNKIDDAAKRDEHIPNPFSLTPEEPEPLARLPYIVVVIDELADLMMVVGKKVEELIARIAQKARAAGIHLILATQRPSVDVITGLIKANVPTRVAFQVSSKIDSRTILDQQGAETLLGMGDMLYMPPGTGLPLRVHGAFVADDEVHRVVERLKEQGEANYVEGILDGAAEGEDGGADGGAGGTGEGGGESDPLYDQAVAVVLKQRRASISLVQRHLRIGYNRAARLLEQMEQAGVVSAMASNGNREILVPNREGE from the coding sequence ATGACGACGAAATCTTCCTACTCTGCTGGTGCCGGATCGTCGTTGCCCAACCGGGTGACGCATCTTTTCCATGAAATCCGCTGGATGGCGCAAGTCGCGCTGATGGTGTTCCTGTTGATGGCGCTGTTCTCGTACAGCCGTCTGGACCCCAGCTGGACGCATGCGGCGCACGTGGAGCGTATCGCCAACTGGGCGGGGCGCGTCGGCGCCTGGGTGGCAGACATGCTGCTGCTCATGCTCGGCCTGTCCGCGTACTGGCTGGTCGTATTCATTGCCCGGCGCGTGGTGTCGGGCTACCGGCGCATCTCCGCCAGGCGCGAGGCGCCCCCGCTGCGCGAACGGCTCGCCAGCGGCGGTTGGGTGGAGATCGTCTCCTCCCTGATGGTGCTGCTCTCGAGCGCCGGTATCGAATCGCTGCGTCTGTACCGTTTCAAGGCTCAACTGCCGCGCGCGTCCGGCGGCGTGATCGGCGAGACCGTCGGCGGCTTCTTCCAGCACGCGCTCGGCTTCACGGGCGGCACGCTCGCGCTGTTGCTCATCTTCGCGTTCGGTTTGTCCCTGCTGTTCCATTTCTCGTGGCTGTCGGCTGCCGAGAAGCTCGGTGCGCTGATTCTCGACACGGGCACCGTGATCCGCCGGCGTCGCGAAGCCCGTCAGGACCGGCGTCTGGGCGAGGAAGCGGCGATCGCGCGCGAGGGCGCCGTGGTGCAGAACCGCGTGCGCGCCGAGGTTCATGAGCCGGTGCAGATCGTGCCGCCGGTCAAGGTCGTGCCCAAGAGCGAGCGTGTCGAGAAGGAAAAGCAGGCGCCGCTGTTTGCCGAACTGCCCGACTCGATCCTGCCGCCGCTGGCGTTGCTCGACGCCGCACCGGCCGCGCAGGAAACCGTGTCCGCCGAGACGCTCGAATTCACTTCGCGCCTGATCGAGAAGAAGCTCAAGGATTTTGGCGTCGAAGTGAGTGTCGTCGCGGCCTATCCCGGCCCGGTCATCACGCGCTACGAGATCGAGCCGGCCACGGGCGTCAAGGGCAGTCAGATCGTGAACCTGGCCAAGGATCTGGCGCGTTCGCTCTCTTTGGTGTCGATCCGCGTGGTCGAGACCATCCCGGGCAAGAATTTCATGGGGCTGGAGTTGCCGAATCCGCGTCGTCAGACGGTGCGGCTGACGGAAATTCTCGGCTCGGAGATCTACAACGACTCATCGTCGCTGCTCACGCTGGCGCTCGGCAAGGACATCGGCGGCAAGCCGGTGGTGGCCGATCTGGCGAAGATGCCTCACCTGCTGGTGGCCGGCACGACCGGCTCGGGCAAGTCGGTTGGCATCAACGCGATGATCCTGTCGTTGCTCTACAAGGCCACGGCCGAGCAGGTCCGTTTGATCCTGATCGATCCGAAGATGCTCGAAATGAGCATGTACGAGGGCATCCAGCATTTGCTGTGCCCGGTGGTGACGGACATGCGTCAGGCCGGGCATGCGCTGAACTGGGTGGTGGCCGAGATGGAGCGCCGCTACAAGCTCATGAGCAAGCTCGGCGTGCGCAATCTCGCCGGCTACAACAACAAGATCGACGACGCGGCCAAGCGCGACGAACACATTCCCAATCCGTTCTCGCTCACACCCGAGGAGCCCGAACCGCTTGCGCGCCTGCCGTACATCGTGGTCGTGATCGACGAGCTGGCCGACCTGATGATGGTGGTCGGCAAGAAGGTCGAAGAGCTGATTGCGCGTATCGCGCAGAAGGCGCGGGCGGCGGGGATCCACCTGATTCTGGCGACGCAGCGTCCGTCGGTCGACGTCATTACCGGTCTCATCAAGGCGAACGTGCCGACGCGCGTGGCGTTCCAGGTGTCGTCGAAGATCGATTCGCGGACCATTCTCGATCAGCAGGGCGCCGAGACGCTGCTCGGCATGGGCGACATGCTGTACATGCCGCCGGGCACCGGTTTGCCGCTGCGGGTGCATGGGGCTTTCGTGGCCGATGACGAAGTGCATCGCGTGGTCGAGCGTCTCAAGGAGCAGGGCGAGGCGAACTACGTCGAGGGCATTCTGGACGGTGCGGCCGAGGGCGAGGACGGTGGCGCCGACGGCGGGGCCGGGGGAACCGGCGAGGGCGGCGGCGAGTCCGATCCGCTGTACGATCAGGCCGTCGCGGTGGTGCTCAAGCAGCGTCGTGCGTCGATTTCGCTGGTGCAGCGGCACTTGCGCATCGGCTACAATCGCGCGGCCCGGCTTCTCGAACAGATGGAACAGGCCGGCGTGGTGTCGGCGATGGCGAGCAATGGCAATCGGGAGATCCTGGTGCCGAATCGCGAAGGAGAATAA
- the lolA gene encoding outer membrane lipoprotein chaperone LolA translates to MLGFKRGLPLMAGVVGVTMAALVAPAYASGTAQLKAFAAQVKSARGEFEQKQVKAQKDGNVSVANTSSGTFEFSRPGRFIWRYVKPYDQLLQADGETLYIYDKDLNQVTERKLGASLGASPAAILFGSNDIEKNFTLKDAGVKNGIDWVELRPKSQDTQFQRVGIGFRDGTLAAMELYDAFGNVTLLSFDKIQKNPPMSPDNFKFTMPKGADLIKG, encoded by the coding sequence ATGCTGGGATTCAAGCGCGGTTTGCCGCTCATGGCGGGTGTTGTTGGTGTGACGATGGCGGCGCTGGTCGCGCCCGCGTATGCGAGCGGCACCGCGCAGCTCAAGGCATTTGCCGCGCAGGTGAAGTCGGCGCGTGGCGAGTTCGAGCAAAAGCAGGTGAAGGCGCAGAAGGACGGCAACGTGTCGGTGGCGAACACGTCTTCCGGAACCTTCGAGTTCTCGCGTCCGGGCCGCTTCATCTGGCGGTACGTGAAGCCGTACGACCAGCTTCTGCAGGCTGATGGCGAAACGCTCTACATCTACGACAAGGATCTGAACCAGGTGACCGAGCGCAAGCTGGGCGCCTCGCTGGGCGCGAGTCCGGCGGCAATCCTGTTCGGCAGCAACGACATCGAGAAGAATTTCACGCTCAAGGATGCCGGCGTGAAGAACGGCATCGACTGGGTCGAGTTGCGGCCGAAGTCGCAGGACACGCAGTTCCAGCGCGTGGGCATCGGTTTTCGCGACGGCACGCTGGCGGCCATGGAACTCTATGATGCGTTCGGCAACGTGACGTTGCTCTCCTTCGACAAGATCCAGAAGAACCCGCCGATGTCGCCGGATAACTTCAAGTTCACGATGCCCAAGGGGGCGGACCTGATCAAGGGCTGA
- a CDS encoding replication-associated recombination protein A, with translation MPDDTPLSASVPLAERLRPHTIDDVIGQRHLLGKGKPLRVAFEAGRPHSMILWGPPGVGKTTLARLMADAFKAYFIALSAVLSGVKDIRDAVEAAQIQRGQGRQTVVFVDEVHRFNKAQQDAFLPHVESGLFIFVGATTENPSFEVNGALLSRAAVYVLKSLNDEELGEMVARAAHELGDIAFTDEARRGLIDSADGDGRKLLNNVEIVAQAATSQGLDTIDEALLASVLAENLRRFDKGGDAFYDQISALHKSVRGSSPDGALYWFCRMLDGGADPRYLARRIVRMAWEDIGLADPRAARIALDAAETYERLGTPEGELALAQAILYLAAAPKSNAGYNAYNQARAFVGKDKSRAVPIHLRNAPTKLMKELGYGHEYRYAHDEPDAYAAGETYFPDDLRAQNWYRPVPRGLEGKIGEKLNWLKSLDAEWRRANAKGRQPEAAGKSGGAGAASSGKAPPAEPSDGESA, from the coding sequence ATGCCAGACGACACCCCCCTGTCGGCTTCGGTGCCATTGGCCGAGCGCCTGCGCCCACATACCATTGACGACGTGATTGGCCAGCGCCACTTGCTGGGCAAGGGGAAACCTTTGCGCGTGGCGTTCGAGGCCGGGCGGCCGCACTCGATGATTCTGTGGGGCCCTCCCGGTGTGGGCAAGACCACGCTCGCGCGGCTCATGGCCGACGCTTTCAAGGCCTATTTCATTGCGCTGTCCGCCGTGCTTTCGGGGGTGAAGGACATTCGCGACGCGGTCGAAGCGGCGCAGATCCAGCGTGGACAGGGCAGGCAGACGGTGGTGTTCGTCGACGAGGTGCACCGTTTCAACAAGGCGCAGCAGGACGCGTTCCTGCCGCATGTCGAATCGGGCCTGTTCATCTTCGTTGGCGCGACGACGGAGAACCCGTCGTTCGAAGTGAATGGGGCATTGCTCTCGCGTGCAGCGGTGTACGTGCTCAAGAGTCTGAACGACGAAGAGCTCGGCGAGATGGTCGCGCGCGCGGCGCACGAATTGGGCGATATCGCGTTCACGGACGAGGCGCGTCGGGGGCTGATCGATTCGGCTGACGGAGACGGTCGCAAGCTGCTCAACAACGTGGAGATCGTGGCGCAAGCGGCGACGTCGCAAGGGCTCGATACCATCGACGAAGCGTTGCTGGCGAGCGTGCTCGCCGAGAATCTGCGTCGCTTCGACAAGGGCGGCGATGCGTTTTACGACCAGATCAGCGCGTTGCACAAGTCGGTGCGCGGCAGTTCGCCGGACGGTGCGTTGTACTGGTTCTGCCGCATGCTCGACGGCGGCGCGGATCCGCGCTATCTCGCGCGCCGCATCGTTCGCATGGCGTGGGAGGACATCGGGCTGGCCGATCCGCGTGCGGCGCGCATTGCACTGGATGCGGCCGAGACGTACGAGCGGCTCGGCACACCGGAAGGCGAGCTGGCGTTGGCTCAGGCCATTCTCTATCTTGCCGCGGCGCCCAAGTCGAACGCGGGCTATAACGCCTACAATCAGGCGCGGGCGTTCGTCGGCAAGGACAAGTCGCGCGCGGTGCCGATCCATCTCCGCAACGCGCCGACGAAGCTGATGAAGGAGCTTGGCTACGGGCACGAGTACCGCTACGCCCACGACGAGCCGGATGCTTACGCTGCGGGCGAGACGTACTTCCCCGACGACTTGCGCGCACAGAACTGGTACCGTCCGGTGCCGCGCGGGCTGGAGGGCAAGATCGGCGAGAAGCTCAACTGGCTGAAGTCGCTCGATGCCGAGTGGCGTCGTGCGAATGCCAAGGGGCGCCAGCCCGAAGCCGCTGGAAAGTCCGGTGGTGCGGGCGCGGCATCTTCCGGAAAGGCGCCACCGGCAGAACCTTCCGACGGCGAGTCAGCCTGA
- the serS gene encoding serine--tRNA ligase produces MLDIQLLRKDLDGVAARLKTRGYTLDVATFAALEAERKQIQTQTEELQARRNALSKQVGMKKGKGEDASAEIAEVGGIADTLKASSVRLEEIQARLSELLLGVPNLPHESVPVGADETQNVEVRRWGTPREFDFAPRDHVELGAKLGLDFDAAAKLAGARFSVMRGGIARLHRALAQFMIDTHTWEHGYTEMYVPYIVNAASMRGTGQLPKFEDDLFKVPRKVGGEDGERIENFYLIPTAEVSLTNLVRDELLAADQVPMHMVAHTPCFRSEAGSYGKDTRGMIRQHQFDKVELVHVVRPEESYDTLEKLVGHAEAILQKLKLPYRTIVLCTGDMGFGSAKTYDMEVWIPAQNTYREISSCSNMENFQARRMQARYRNAQGKPELVHTLNGSGLAVGRALVAVLENYQNADGSVTVPDVLRPYMGGIERLAPAA; encoded by the coding sequence ATGCTCGACATTCAACTTCTTCGCAAGGATCTCGATGGCGTTGCGGCGCGACTGAAGACGCGCGGCTACACGCTGGACGTGGCGACGTTCGCCGCGCTCGAGGCGGAGCGCAAGCAGATCCAGACGCAAACCGAGGAGCTGCAGGCGCGTCGCAATGCGCTCTCGAAGCAGGTCGGCATGAAGAAGGGCAAGGGCGAGGATGCCTCGGCCGAGATCGCCGAAGTCGGCGGCATTGCCGATACGCTCAAGGCATCGTCGGTACGTCTCGAGGAAATCCAGGCGCGTCTGTCGGAGTTGCTGCTCGGCGTGCCGAACCTGCCGCACGAGAGCGTGCCGGTCGGCGCGGACGAGACGCAGAATGTGGAGGTGCGTCGCTGGGGCACGCCGCGCGAGTTCGACTTCGCGCCGCGCGATCACGTGGAGCTTGGCGCGAAGCTGGGTTTGGATTTCGACGCCGCGGCGAAGCTCGCTGGCGCACGTTTCTCGGTGATGAGGGGTGGGATTGCGCGGCTGCATCGTGCGCTGGCGCAGTTCATGATCGACACGCACACGTGGGAGCACGGCTACACGGAAATGTACGTGCCGTACATCGTGAATGCGGCGTCGATGCGCGGCACGGGCCAGTTGCCGAAGTTCGAGGACGATCTGTTCAAGGTGCCGCGCAAGGTCGGCGGTGAGGATGGCGAGCGCATCGAGAACTTCTATCTGATTCCGACGGCGGAAGTGTCGTTGACGAATCTCGTACGTGACGAGTTGCTGGCCGCCGATCAGGTGCCGATGCACATGGTGGCGCATACGCCGTGCTTCCGCTCGGAGGCGGGCAGCTATGGCAAGGACACGCGCGGCATGATTCGTCAGCATCAGTTCGACAAGGTCGAGCTGGTGCACGTGGTGCGTCCGGAAGAGTCGTACGACACGCTGGAGAAGCTGGTCGGGCATGCCGAAGCGATCCTGCAGAAGCTGAAGCTGCCGTACCGCACGATTGTGCTGTGCACGGGCGACATGGGTTTCGGCAGTGCGAAGACGTACGACATGGAAGTGTGGATTCCGGCGCAGAATACTTACCGCGAGATTTCGTCGTGTTCGAACATGGAGAACTTCCAGGCACGCCGGATGCAGGCGCGTTATCGCAATGCACAGGGCAAGCCGGAGCTGGTGCATACGCTCAACGGCTCGGGGCTGGCGGTGGGGCGTGCGTTGGTCGCGGTGCTGGAGAACTATCAGAACGCCGATGGTTCGGTGACGGTGCCCGACGTGCTGCGTCCGTACATGGGCGGTATCGAGCGTCTTGCGCCGGCTGCGTAA